From the genome of Pantoea alfalfae, one region includes:
- the adk gene encoding adenylate kinase yields MRIILLGAPGAGKGTQAQFIMEKYGIPQISTGDMLRAAVKAGSELGNQAKAIMDAGKLVTDELVIALVKERITQEDCKNGFLLDGFPRTIPQADAMKEAGITVDHVLEFAVPDELIVERIVGRRVHAPSGRVYHVTFNPPKVEGKDDVTGEELTTRKDDQEETVRKRLVEYHQMTAPLIAYYSKEAEAGNTAYHKIDGTRKVTEVSAELAKILG; encoded by the coding sequence ATGCGTATTATTCTGCTCGGAGCTCCGGGCGCAGGTAAGGGGACTCAGGCCCAATTCATCATGGAGAAGTACGGCATTCCGCAAATCTCCACTGGCGACATGTTGCGTGCAGCAGTAAAAGCAGGCAGCGAGCTGGGTAACCAGGCGAAAGCCATCATGGATGCTGGCAAACTGGTAACCGATGAGCTGGTGATTGCGCTGGTTAAAGAGCGTATCACTCAGGAAGACTGCAAAAACGGTTTCCTGCTGGACGGTTTCCCGCGCACCATCCCTCAGGCAGATGCAATGAAAGAAGCCGGGATCACTGTTGATCACGTGCTGGAGTTCGCCGTACCGGACGAGCTGATTGTTGAACGTATCGTGGGCCGTCGCGTTCACGCGCCATCTGGCCGTGTTTATCACGTCACCTTTAATCCACCGAAAGTGGAAGGTAAAGATGATGTGACAGGCGAGGAGCTGACCACGCGTAAAGACGATCAGGAAGAGACCGTGCGTAAGCGCCTGGTGGAATACCATCAGATGACCGCCCCGCTGATTGCTTACTACAGCAAAGAAGCGGAAGCGGGCAACACCGCCTATCACAAAATCGACGGCACCCGTAAAGTGACCGAAGTGAGTGCCGAGCTGGCTAAGATCCTCGGCTAA